One genomic window of Methanosarcina acetivorans C2A includes the following:
- a CDS encoding GTP-binding protein has translation MRLITVAGPPSVGKTSVILKTVEHLKEEGKKIGIIKFDALSTKDDLAYKKMELPVIVGLSGNLCPDHFFVSNIDECLAWGLKNELDMLITESAGLCNRCSPHIKGVMGVCVIDNLAGVHTPKKIGPMLKLADIVVITKGDIVSQAEREVFAFNVRLANPKAEIMFVNGITGQGAFDLSYYLHSAAEVDALEGKKLRFSMPSAVCPYCVGETVISKDYQRGNAKKMIFKEV, from the coding sequence ATGAGATTAATTACAGTGGCAGGGCCGCCTTCAGTTGGAAAGACTTCAGTCATACTGAAAACGGTTGAACACTTAAAAGAAGAAGGGAAAAAAATAGGCATTATCAAGTTTGATGCGCTTTCCACAAAAGATGACCTTGCATATAAAAAAATGGAACTACCGGTTATTGTCGGACTCTCTGGGAATTTATGCCCTGACCATTTCTTTGTGAGTAACATTGACGAATGTCTGGCCTGGGGGTTAAAAAACGAACTGGATATGCTTATTACCGAGAGTGCAGGTTTGTGCAACAGATGCTCTCCTCACATAAAAGGAGTGATGGGGGTATGTGTTATTGATAATCTTGCAGGGGTTCATACACCAAAAAAAATCGGCCCGATGTTGAAATTAGCGGATATTGTTGTTATAACAAAGGGCGATATCGTATCGCAAGCAGAAAGGGAAGTTTTTGCCTTCAATGTAAGATTGGCAAATCCGAAGGCCGAAATTATGTTTGTCAATGGTATTACCGGGCAGGGAGCTTTTGATTTAAGTTATTATTTGCATAGCGCAGCTGAAGTGGACGCACTGGAAGGGAAAAAACTGCGTTTTTCCATGCCTTCAGCTGTATGCCCTTATTGTGTGGGAGAAACTGTAATCAGTAAAGACTACCAGCGCGGCAATGCAAAAAAAATGATATTTAAGGAGGTGTAA
- a CDS encoding ABC transporter substrate-binding protein, translated as MGGGSGYSPFQHIHEVDNIDDFPNMVLSSSFDNVFEKNFFEKFIDKGYFQACQPKPLPPIYADCGIEDPEKRFTIFAVVPIVFLVDHWRLGGLPVPGRWSDILDPIYHDKIIVGGWRKDEKSPYSEFNTFLFLNIYKDHGIQGLKHLAYNTKNMLHYVHMSRIAGSDSELGAAIYIIPWFLADICPRRGKTSVIWPEDGALAFPFYILAKKAKLEELDVLIKYTTGRKIGQYLSDNCYPPLNPEVEYRYPENAKLKWLGWDYVRSNDTMELIRLASEVFFEAWQPLLFTKIET; from the coding sequence ATGGGTGGAGGAAGCGGCTATTCACCTTTTCAGCATATTCACGAGGTGGACAACATTGATGACTTTCCCAACATGGTGTTGTCTTCATCATTTGATAATGTATTTGAGAAAAATTTTTTCGAGAAATTTATCGATAAGGGTTATTTCCAGGCGTGCCAGCCCAAACCATTACCCCCCATATATGCTGATTGCGGGATCGAAGACCCTGAAAAGCGATTCACTATTTTTGCCGTAGTTCCCATTGTTTTTCTTGTAGACCATTGGAGGCTGGGCGGCCTGCCCGTCCCAGGGCGTTGGAGTGATATTCTTGACCCGATTTACCATGATAAGATAATTGTCGGAGGCTGGAGGAAAGATGAAAAAAGCCCGTATTCCGAGTTTAACACGTTTTTATTTTTAAATATATATAAAGACCATGGCATTCAGGGCCTAAAGCACCTCGCGTATAATACGAAAAACATGCTGCATTACGTCCACATGTCGAGAATTGCAGGTTCGGATAGCGAGCTTGGCGCAGCCATATATATCATTCCCTGGTTTCTGGCTGATATTTGTCCGAGACGCGGGAAGACTTCAGTTATATGGCCGGAAGACGGGGCTCTGGCGTTCCCGTTTTATATTTTAGCCAAGAAAGCAAAGCTGGAGGAACTGGATGTATTGATAAAGTACACTACCGGTAGAAAAATAGGGCAATATTTATCCGACAATTGTTATCCGCCATTAAATCCTGAAGTGGAGTACAGATATCCGGAGAATGCAAAATTGAAATGGCTGGGGTGGGATTACGTGCGTTCCAACGATACCATGGAATTAATCCGACTGGCATCAGAAGTATTTTTTGAAGCATGGCAGCCTCTCCTTTTTACCAAAATTGAGACTTAA
- a CDS encoding ABC transporter substrate-binding protein, whose product MDKRGIVAVVALIAVLAIVSVAAHVGHSNTKSDQSIEIESDKYVQITDQEGRVVTIPANVTHVAALAGQSYEKLILLNQTDKMAVTIRVSNDFPWAYKVAPQLRNIPMNGNQQNPNVEDLISKKVQVVFCLDFTRDKLNSSNIPVVVTQKNSGNPDNVDSFVKYVKQEIALYGEVMGPDAKKTADEWGVYFDRKANYVTSRTANLTDSERPTVYYANDAMTNQGKNSYPQFYVEMAGGKYISGDMEGIETITPEQLLVWNPDVIYVGHVNSTDIFTNDPRFSNLKAVQNNRVYLCPQGVAWWDYGAEGVLLMEYFAKTLHPELFEDLNMTSEVKDYYSRFYHYNLTDDEANRILQHLPPASST is encoded by the coding sequence ATGGATAAAAGGGGTATAGTGGCTGTTGTTGCACTTATTGCAGTCCTTGCAATAGTATCCGTTGCTGCACATGTAGGTCATAGTAACACAAAATCTGATCAAAGTATTGAGATAGAGTCTGATAAATACGTTCAGATTACAGATCAAGAGGGACGAGTTGTAACTATACCAGCAAATGTGACTCATGTCGCTGCTCTTGCTGGTCAATCATATGAAAAATTAATTTTGCTAAACCAAACAGACAAAATGGCAGTGACAATACGTGTGTCCAATGATTTCCCATGGGCCTATAAGGTAGCTCCGCAGTTGAGAAATATCCCAATGAATGGAAATCAACAAAATCCTAATGTTGAAGATCTCATAAGCAAAAAAGTACAGGTAGTATTTTGCCTGGATTTTACAAGGGATAAATTAAATTCGAGTAATATTCCTGTTGTGGTTACTCAGAAAAACTCAGGAAATCCTGATAACGTAGACTCATTCGTTAAATATGTGAAGCAGGAAATCGCGCTTTATGGTGAAGTAATGGGCCCGGATGCAAAAAAGACTGCTGACGAATGGGGTGTATACTTTGATCGGAAGGCGAATTATGTGACATCGAGAACTGCAAACCTTACAGATAGTGAGCGTCCCACGGTATACTATGCCAATGATGCAATGACAAATCAGGGTAAAAACTCTTATCCGCAGTTTTATGTGGAGATGGCTGGCGGCAAATATATTTCCGGAGATATGGAAGGGATTGAAACAATTACACCGGAGCAGCTGCTTGTATGGAATCCTGATGTAATCTATGTAGGACATGTCAACAGTACAGATATATTTACGAATGACCCCAGGTTCAGTAACTTGAAGGCTGTGCAGAATAACAGGGTATATCTCTGCCCACAGGGAGTAGCCTGGTGGGACTATGGTGCTGAAGGGGTGTTGCTTATGGAGTATTTTGCCAAAACTCTACATCCGGAACTGTTTGAGGATCTGAACATGACCAGTGAGGTCAAAGATTACTACTCGAGATTCTACCACTATAACCTGACAGATGATGAAGCAAACAGGATACTGCAGCATCTGCCTCCTGCAAGCTCGACATGA
- a CDS encoding ABC transporter substrate-binding protein produces the protein MDKRGIVAVVALIAVLAIVSVAAHVGHSNTKSDQGSEIGSDKYVQITDQEGRIVTVPENVTRVAAVSGQAYEKLILLNQTDKMVVTMHVSNDFPWAYKIAPQLKDIPMEDDPNVEDLISKKVQVVFCRSYDGTKEKLKSTNIAAVVTQKNSGNPDDADSFVKYVKQEVALYGEVMGPDSKETAGEWGAYFDQKVNYVTSRTENLTDSERPTVYYARDATTNQGKNSYPQFYVEMAGGKYISGDTEGIQTITPEQLLVWNPDVIYVGHVNSTDIFTNDSKFINLEAVQNNRVYLCPQGVAWWDYGAEGVLLMEYFAKTLHPELFEDLNMTSEVKDYYSRFYHYNLTDEEANRILQHLPPASY, from the coding sequence ATGGATAAAAGGGGAATAGTGGCTGTTGTTGCGCTTATTGCAGTCCTTGCAATAGTATCCGTTGCTGCACATGTAGGTCATAGTAACACAAAATCTGATCAAGGTAGTGAGATAGGGTCTGATAAATACGTTCAGATTACAGACCAGGAAGGACGAATCGTAACTGTACCGGAGAATGTCACCCGTGTGGCTGCTGTTTCCGGTCAGGCGTATGAAAAATTGATATTGCTAAACCAAACGGACAAAATGGTAGTGACAATGCATGTGTCAAATGATTTTCCGTGGGCCTATAAAATAGCTCCGCAGTTGAAGGATATTCCAATGGAAGACGATCCTAATGTTGAAGATCTTATCAGCAAAAAAGTACAGGTAGTATTTTGCAGATCATACGATGGTACGAAAGAGAAACTGAAATCGACCAATATAGCTGCTGTGGTCACTCAGAAGAACTCAGGAAATCCTGATGATGCAGACTCATTCGTAAAATATGTGAAGCAGGAGGTAGCGCTTTACGGCGAAGTGATGGGGCCGGATTCAAAAGAGACCGCAGGGGAATGGGGTGCATACTTTGACCAGAAAGTGAATTATGTGACATCGAGAACTGAAAACCTTACAGATAGTGAGCGTCCCACGGTATACTATGCCAGAGACGCAACGACAAATCAGGGTAAAAACTCTTATCCGCAGTTTTATGTGGAGATGGCTGGCGGCAAGTATATTTCAGGAGATACAGAAGGGATTCAAACAATTACACCGGAGCAGCTACTCGTATGGAATCCTGATGTGATCTATGTTGGTCATGTTAACAGTACGGATATATTTACGAACGATTCCAAGTTCATTAATTTAGAGGCTGTACAGAATAACAGAGTATATCTCTGTCCGCAGGGAGTGGCCTGGTGGGATTATGGTGCAGAAGGGGTACTACTCATGGAATATTTTGCCAAGACCCTGCATCCTGAGCTATTTGAAGACCTGAACATGACCAGTGAGGTCAAAGACTACTACTCGAGGTTCTACCATTATAACCTGACAGACGAGGAAGCAAACAGGATACTGCAGCATCTCCCGCCTGCCAGTTATTAA
- a CDS encoding ABC transporter substrate-binding protein: MDKKGMVAIIAVIAILSIAGVGYSNTRSELDSNIGIRADQGVQITDQTGRVVTVPANVTHVAALAGQSYEKLILLNQTDKMAVTISAWTNLPWSYKIAPQLKDIPIENDPNVEDLISKKVQVVFCLSYDGNKEKLNSSNIAVVITQKNSGNPENADSFVKYVKQEIALYGEVMGPDAEEIADEWGTYFDQKVNYVTSRTANLTDSQRPKVYYARGPDAITTQGKNSYTQFYVEMAGGDYVAKNTNKEGLQSVTMEQLLAWNPDVIFVGRVNSTDIITNDTRLSNVKAVQDDRVYLCPQGVAYWDYGAEGVLLMEYFAKTLHPELFEDLNMTGEVKDYYSRFYHYNLTDEEANRILQHLPPTSY, translated from the coding sequence ATGGATAAAAAGGGTATGGTGGCTATCATTGCAGTTATTGCAATTTTATCCATTGCAGGTGTAGGTTACAGTAACACAAGGTCTGAGCTAGATAGTAATATCGGGATAAGAGCTGATCAGGGCGTTCAGATAACAGACCAGACGGGAAGAGTTGTAACTGTGCCGGCGAATGTGACTCATGTGGCTGCTCTTGCCGGTCAGTCATATGAAAAATTAATTTTGCTAAATCAGACCGACAAGATGGCAGTGACAATATCGGCATGGACCAATCTGCCCTGGTCATATAAGATAGCCCCACAGTTGAAAGATATCCCTATAGAAAACGATCCCAATGTGGAAGATCTTATCAGCAAAAAAGTGCAGGTCGTTTTTTGTTTGTCATACGACGGTAATAAGGAGAAACTGAATTCGAGCAATATAGCTGTTGTGATCACTCAGAAGAACTCGGGAAACCCCGAGAACGCAGACTCATTTGTTAAGTACGTGAAGCAGGAAATAGCGCTTTACGGCGAAGTGATGGGCCCGGATGCGGAGGAAATTGCTGATGAATGGGGTACGTACTTTGATCAGAAAGTGAATTATGTGACATCGAGAACTGCAAACCTTACAGATAGTCAGCGTCCCAAAGTGTATTATGCAAGGGGTCCGGATGCGATAACAACACAGGGTAAAAACTCTTATACGCAGTTTTATGTGGAAATGGCCGGTGGCGACTACGTTGCAAAAAATACCAATAAAGAAGGACTTCAAAGCGTCACAATGGAACAGTTACTGGCATGGAATCCTGATGTAATTTTTGTAGGCCGGGTTAACAGTACGGATATAATTACAAATGACACCCGGCTGAGTAACGTAAAAGCCGTACAGGATGACAGGGTGTATCTCTGTCCGCAGGGAGTGGCCTACTGGGATTACGGCGCTGAAGGGGTGTTACTTATGGAGTATTTTGCCAAAACCCTGCATCCTGAGCTATTTGAAGACCTGAACATGACCGGTGAAGTCAAAGATTACTACTCGAGATTCTACCACTATAACCTGACAGACGAGGAAGCAAACAGAATACTACAGCATCTACCGCCTACCAGTTATTAA